The following are from one region of the Falco biarmicus isolate bFalBia1 chromosome 1, bFalBia1.pri, whole genome shotgun sequence genome:
- the LOC130143687 gene encoding C-C motif chemokine 3-like 1 has translation MQTSAPALAVLVAAVLYCQVSSSPLSVNFSGPCCIKYSTKAFPSSRVVMYEHTGSHCFQPAVIFTTVAGRRVCGNPDDKWVQDIVNYRKDKAGSS, from the exons ATGCAGACCTCCGCGCCCGCCCTCGCTGTACTTGTTGCAGCTGTCCTCTACTGCCAGGTCTCCTCTTCTCCAC TTTCTGTCAACTTTTCTGGTCCCTGCTGCATCAAATACAGCACCAAAGCGTTTCCCTCGAGCCGTGTGGTGATGTATGAGCACACGGGCAGCCACTGCTTCCAGCCAGCTGTGAT ATTTACCACAGTTGCAGGCAGGAGGGTCTGTGGCAATCCTGATGATAAGTGGGTCCAGGACATCGTGAATTACCGCAAGGACAAGGCAGGCAGTAGCTGA